The Streptomyces sp. NBC_01439 genome contains the following window.
AGGCGGTCGAGGACCGGCACGCCCTCGCGCCCCTGCTCGCCGACCTCGACGAGCGCTCCATCCAGATCCTGGAGCTGCGCTTCGGCCAGGAGATGACCCAGGCGGAGATCGGCGAGGAGATCGGCCTCTCCCAGATGCAGGTCTCCCGCCTGCTCACCCGCACGCTGGGCTCCCTGCGCGAGGAGCTGCTGCACGCCTGAACGGCGCGCCCGACCCGGGCAGACCCGAAACCGAACCCGCCGGGCCGGCCCGGCGGGTTCAGGCACACCCGGGTCGGCCCGTCCGTAGGCGCTCGGCGTCGAACTCGGCCCAGACGACCTTGCCCCGTCCGATCGCCTGGACGCCCCAGCGGTCGGCGAGCAGGTGCACCAGGCGCAGACCGTGCCCGCCTGGTCGGCCCGGTCGGCCCGGACGCAAGGCGGGCAACGGCCGCGGGAGCTCACCGCGCCCGTCGTACACCTCGACGCGGAAGACGTCCCCGGCGCGGAGCATGAGCTCGTGGCAGCCGCCGGCGTGCAGCTTGGCGTTGGTGACGAGTTCGGACACGACCAGGACCGCGTCCTCGGCGGTGTCCCGACCGTCCCACCCCCAGTCCTCCAGCGCCTCGCGGGTGAACTGGCGGCCGCGCGCCACCTGCCGGAAGGCGTCGCGCAGGGCGAGCCGGCGGAGCTGGGGGAAGGCCGGCCCCCGCGCGTCCGGTACGGGCCCGCCGGTGTCCGGTCCGATGGTCTGCACTGCGCACTCACCTCGTCCTCGGCTGTCGTGTCGTGGTCGCTTGTACCCGCCTTTGCGAAACGGACGCCCCGTTTGTCCGGGCGAGGGCCGGGCACGCGCGACGGGACCCGTCCCCGAGACCCATCCAGAGGAGTCATGAACAGCCTCGTGCACGTACTGGCCGTCATCGGCGGCTCGATCCTGCTGACCTTCGCCGCGGGCAGGCTGACCGACCTGCTGCTGCGGCGCGCGGATGCCCGGCACCCCGAGACACCGCTCTGGAACATGCTGCGCCGCTGCCGTACCTCGGTACGGGTGCTGCTGTTCGCGGCGGTGCTGCGCGCCGTGTACCGGCAGATCGCCTGGGAGCCGCTGCAGGAGCACGAGGCGGCCGTGGGCAGGGCCCTGACACTGGTGCTCATCGGGGCGAGCGCGTGGTGCGTCGTCCTCGTCACCTCCGCCGTGGTCGAGTCCTCCTACGCCCGCTACGCGCTCGGCACGCGCGACCCGTCACGCGTGCGCAGGGTCCGTACCCAGGTGACGCTGATCATGAGGATCGTCACCGCCGTGGTCGCCGTGGTGGCCGCGGCGGCGATGCTGCTGACCTTCCCCGACCTCCGCGCCGTCGGGACCTCGCTGCTGGCCTCGGCCGGGATCATCGGCATCGTCGCGGGCGTGGCCGCCCAGTCCACCCTCGGCAACCTCTTCGCCGGATTCCAGATCGCCTTCGGCGACATGGTGCGGATCGGGGACACGGTCGTGGTGGCCGGCGAGTGGGGTGTGGTCGAGGAGGTCACGCTCACCTTCCTCGCCGTGCGCACCTGGGACGAACGCCGGATCACCATGCCCGTCTCGTACTTCACCGGGCGCCCCTTCGAGAACTGGTCGCGCGGCGGGGTCCAGATGACCGGCACGGTCTTCCTGCACTGCGACCACACCACCCCCGTCGCGCTGATGCGCGAGAAGCTCCGGGAGATCCTGGACGGCTGCGAGGCGTGGGACGGCAGGGGCTGGGACCTGGCCGTCACCGACACGACGCCCAGCGCCATCGTGGTGCGGGCGATCGTCACCGCGAAGGACGCGGACGATCTGTGGACCGCCCGCTGCACGGTGCGCGAACAGCTCGTCGCCTGGCTGACCGAGAAGCACCCGTACGCCCTGCCGCGGGTCTCCACGTCCGCGGCCGCCGTCCCGTCGGCGTACGCGGACGGCGTTTCGAAACGCGCACCCGGGTCAGACGCGTGAGCAAGGAGTCGAAAGACATCAGCAAGGCGGATGAGAGGAGTCGGGACATGTCGAAGGTGGCACGCCTGCCGGGCCGTGCGGAGCACCGGTGGGAGTGGCAGGAGGCGGCGGCGTGCCGGGAGCTCGGTACGGACCGGTTCTTCCACCCGGCGGGGGAGCGCGGTGAGGAGCGCTCCGTGCGGGAGCAGGAGGCCAAAGAGGTCTGCGCGTTCTGCCCGGTACGGACGGAATGCCTGAGCCACGCGCTGCGCGTGCAGGAGCCGTACGGGGTGTGGGGCGGACTGACCGAGGACGAGCGGAGGGCGCTGGGTGCGCGCAAGGCGGGCTGACCGACCGGGAGACCCCGCGCCGTACGCGGCGATCCCCCCGGCCGGCGGCCCGACGGGCGCGTTCAGCGCGCGCCCAGTTCCGCGACGATCGAGGCGGGCGTATGGCCGCTTCCGTCCGACAGGCGGTGGAAGTCGACGGAGACGTAGTTCGGGTCGCGGCCCCCGGTGGCCGACCTGCACTGCTGGGCGATGCGGTTCCGCAGCTTGGCGCCGTTGTCCAGGGCCGCCGTGAGGACGGTGGGTACGTTGCGGTGGTGGCTCATGGTGAACAGGCGCCGGAATCCGGGCTCCTGGCGGTCGAGCGGCACGTCCGGCCAGCGGCTGACGCAGGAGAGGTCGTTGCCCAGGTCTCCGAGGCTCCAGAAGTTGCTCACGGTCCAGGACTTGTCGTACATGACGCCCAGGTGTTCCCGGTCGGAGCGGTCGGAGAAGATCAGCAACCGCTTGCCGGAGGTGACGAGGTCGGCCACCTTGGGCCAGCCCTGCTGCCGGACGCCCCACTGGTCGGGCCGGAACACCATGTCCTGGAGCCCCCTGACCCGGCCGAGGGACGCCTGCAGCTGATCGGCGCCGACGTAGTCCTCGAGGAAGACGGTCACGACCTCCTGCGGATGGGCGGCGAGGAAGTCCACCACGGTCTGCATCGTGCCGTGGAAGGTCTGCCGCGGCAGGGCGTACGTGGCTCCGGCGAAGGTCTTGCAGTCGCCGTGGCACAGGTACACGTCGCTCGGGTAGCAGTCGCTGCCGAAGCTGATGATGCACAGCCAGGTGCTGCGTTCGTACCAGTGCGTGTCCAGGCTCAGGCCGCGCACGCCGCCTTCGAGCTGGGCGCGCACGGACTCGGACTGGTTCACCGAGCTCCAGCGGGAGTCCTCGTAGTTGGTGAAGGCGTTGTGGGTGGTCAGGAAGGCAACCTCGTCGAGCCGCCGGTCGCCCCAGCGGGCGGTTGCGGCCGCGGCGGCCGTGCTCGCGGTGGCCGGAGAGGACTTCTCGGCCGTGGCCGTGGCCGTGGTGGCGGCCGTGGCGGGAGCAGGGGCCGCGGCCCGCGGCGAGGCGGCCGCTGTGGTCACCGTGCCCAGAAGGGCCAGCAGGAGGAGGCACACCAGGGCCCGCGACCGCATCCGTAAGCGCATGTCCATGTCAATCAACATGGTGCGGAGGATAGCGCGCGGGCCGTGGATCCGCCCCCTGTGAACGGCAGCGGTCGTGGTCCGACGCGCCCGGCTCGCGCGCGTCGGCGAATGGGGGTTTGGTTGAACCATGAGCAGGCGGCGCGTGCCGGTGCGAGCGCACCGGTCGCCGCACCACGCCCCCGACGTGCCGGAGGAGGGCGGAGCATGCCCGGACCTGGAGCGGTACCTGGACCCGCACCTGTACCTCGACCCGCACCCGGACGGATGCCCGGCCGCCGCCGGTGCGCAGCAGCGATCGCCGTCGCGGCGGTCTGCTCCTCGATGCTGGTCGCCCCGGAACTGGCCGCGGCGCGCGCACAGCCGTCGCCCTCGCAGACCGTCCCCCGGCTGGACTGGAGCCCCTGCAAACCCGGCAGCCCGTACGACTGCGCGACGGCCCGGGTGCCGCTGGACCACGCGGCCCCCGCCGGCCGCACCATCGACCTGGCCGTCGTCCGCCACAAGGCGGGCGACCCTGCCAAACGCCTGGGCACGCTGTTCGTCAACCCCGGTGGCCCCGGCGGCCCCGGGACGGTGCAGGTGCCGCAGAACTACGACTCCTTCCCCAAGGACCTGCGCGAACGGTTCGACATCGTCAGCTGGGACCCCAGGGGCATCGGCAACAGCACCGCGGTGAACTGCTTCGACAGCCCCGAAGAGGCCCGGGCCTGGGGTGCGTCCAAGCCGGGCGGATTCCCCGTGGGCGAGAAGGAGCGCACGACCTGGATCGACGCGTACGAGGACCTGGGCCGCCGCTGCGAGAAGCGCGACCCCGACCTCCTGCGCCACGTGTCGACCGCCGACACCGCCCAGGACCTCGACCTGCTCCGCCGGGCGGTGGGGGAGCCGCAGCTCAACTACCTCGGCGTCTCCTACGGCACGATCCTCGGCGCCACCTACGCCAACCTGTTCCCCGACAAGGTCCGCGCCATGGTCCTCGACAGCAACATCGACCCGCTGGCCTGGACGAACAACGCCTCGACGGGCGAACCGCGGACCACGACCCTGCTGCGCATGGGCTCGGACCGCACTGCGGCGACGACCCTGAACAAGTTCCTCGACCTCTGCGGATCGGCCACCACCGCCCGCTGCGCCTTCTCGGCCGGCAGCCCGCAAGCCACCCGCGACAAGTTCGACCGGCTGATGGGGCGCCTGCGCGAGCACCCGGTGGGCCCGTGGACGTACGCCAACACCGTTGCCGACACGGTCAGCAGCCTCTACATCGTCCGCCCGGGCTGGACCGCTCTCGCCGCCCGGCTCCAGGACCTCTGGCAGGGCCGCACCCCGAAGCCGCCCCAGTACCCGCCCCCGCCCCCGGTCGCGAACCCGAATCCGTACCTGGGCGAGGAACAGGCGGGAGCCGTGTGGTGCGGCGACAGCCCCAACCCGCGCGACCCGGCCGTCTACCACGGTCTGGAGGAGGACAGCGCCCAGCGGGCCGGCGACGCCGGACGCTACTGGACCTGGTCCGGTGAACCGTGCGCCACCTGGCCGGCCCGGGCCGCCAACCGGTACGAGGGCCCCTGGAACAAGCCCACGGCCAACCCCGTCCTGGTGGTCGGCACCACGTACGACCCCTCGACGCCCCACTCGGACGCCCAGGCCATGGCCGAGGAACTGGCCGACGCCCGGCTGCTCACGAACAACGGGTTCGGCCACACCGCACTGTTCAACAACAACAGCACCTGCATCAACACCCACGAGAGCCGCTACTTCATCGACGGCACGCTCCCGCCGCCCGGCACGACCTGCCAACCGGACCGGCTGCCCTTCTCCTGAAGTGACCGGCGACCGGGTCACGGGACGAGGACGACCTTCCCGGCGACCGTGCCGGACTCGGCGAGGCGCATCGCCTCCGCGGCGCGCGCCAGCGGGATCTCGGCCGCGACCTTGGCGGTGATCTCGCCGCGCTGGAGGGCGGTGAACACCTGGGTGAGGTCGGCGCGCAGGCGTGCCCGGAAGCGGTCCTTGGCGTAGGCGCGCCCGGCCCACACGTTGAAGAAGTACGCGCGGCGGCCGTTGGGCAGCGCGTTCCACACCCACACCCGGCCGAGCAGCTCCAGCACCGGCCACGAGCCGGAGCCCTCGTCGTCGCGGGTGGCGGCGCTGCCGTAGGAGACGAGCGTGCCGCCGGGAGCCAGGAGCCGCCAGGACTCGACGATGCCGTCGCCGCCCACGTGGTCGAACACCGCGTCCACTCCGCCGGGCGCGAGGGCCCGTACCCGTGCGTGGACGTTCCCGGAGCGGTAGTCGACGGGGGTCACCCCGAGAGCGAGCAGTGCGTCGTGGTGGCGGGTGGAGGCGGTGCCGATCACGTGGGCGCCCGCGGCCAGCGCCAGTTGGACCAGGATCGAGCCGACCCCGCCGTTGGCGCCGTGGACCAGGACGGTCTGGCCGGCGCGCACCCGGGCCTTGCGGTGGAGCATCTGCCAGGCGGTGATGCCGTTGACCACGGCGGTCTCGGCGTCCACCGGGCTGACGCCCTCGGGCACCTCCACCACGTCGGCGGCGGTGAGCGCGACATGGCTCGCCCAGCCTCCGGTCTTGGTCAAGGCGGCGACCCGCTTGCCGAGCAGCGCCGGGCCGACGCCCTCGCCCACCGCCAGCACCGTGCCGACCAGGTCGTACCCGGGGACGAAGGGGAACGGCGGCTGGTCGTAGTACCGGCCGCGCCGCATCTGCTGCTCGGCGAAGGACACGCCCGTCGCCTCCATGGCGACGACCACCTGGCCGGCCGTCGGCACGGGGACGGGGCCGCGGTGGAACTGCAGGCCCTCCGGCTCGACCTTGCCCGGCAGAACGACCTCGACCCGCTCGACGGTGTTCGTCATGATGACCTCCAGTGAGTTCCTGCTTCTCGTGTTCGTTAGAAGCTATAACAAGAGTGATCGGCTATCTCGGCAATGTCAAGGGAGTGGCTCGTCCGATCGAGAGTGGTTGTGTCGATGGTGATAGCCTCTAACTGATCTGGTGGTGTTGGGCGAGCGGTGAGAGGCGGCGGGCATGACCGGCCATACGAAATCCCCCCGGGAGCGGTACCGGCAGCAGGTGCGCGAGGAGGTCAAGGAGAAGGCCTGGCAGCAGATCGCCGGCTCCGGCGCCTCGGCGCTCTCCCTCAACGCGATCGCCAAGCAGATGGGCATGAGCGGACCGGCGCTGTACCGGTATTTCGCCAACCGCGACGAGCTGATCACCGAACTCATCCGTGACGCCTACCGCAGCCTCGCCGACGCCTTTGTCGCCGCCGCCGGCGGGGGAGCGGGCCGGCCCGACCCCGCCGGGCTGGCGCAGGTGCTGCGCACCTGGGCCCTCGCGGACCCGCACCGCTACTTCCTCGTATACGGCACCCCGGTGCCCGGCTACCACGCACCGCCGGACGTCACGGTGATCGCCTCGGAACTGATGTCGGTCCTGCTGGACGCCTGCGTCGCAGCCCTACCGGCCGTGCACCCGGGCGCGGAGCCGGACGCCTTCGAGGAGCACCTCGACGCGCACCGCGCATGGGCGGGCAGCCACCCGGACGCCCCGCCGTCGGCGCTGCACCTGGCCCTGACCTTCTGGAGCCGTCTGCACGGCGTGCTGTCCCTGGAACTGGCGGGCCACTTCACCGGCATGGGCCTCGACCCGGCCCTGCTCTTCGCCGCCGAGGTCGACCGCCTCGTGACGCCCTGAGCCGCGTCAGATCCAGAAGAAGAACCGGTCGAGCGAACACCTAGCGTGGGAGCGGAGGTTCAGCACGCCGTCGTACTCCGCCCACAACAGGTGCTCGGGAACGGTGACGTAGCGGAGCCTGTCGAGGATGCCGCTGATACGTGCCAGATCGGTGGCGTCCAGCAGGTACTCGACCGCCGGTGGCCGTCGGGCGCCGCCGCCGCTCCGCTCACAGGCCGGTGACCTTGGCGCTCGCCGACAGCTCGTAGACCAGCGTGACCGTCCGTCGGCCGCCCGGCGCGAGCGGGACGTCCCAGCGGGCGATGCCTTCGGCATCGACCGAGTCCGGGGCCGGCGCGCAGGCCTCCTTGCGCAGGCGCACCTCCACTGCAGAGACCTCGGAGACCGGGATCCGCTCCCGGACGACGACCACCCGTTCGCCGTGGTCCCCGGGGGCGGAGAACCGGGACAGGTGCAGCCGGACCGTGCGGGTGACCACCGTCCGCTGGCTGAAGCCGGCCGAGTCCCGGGACTCCTCGGCGGACCGGACCACCCGGTGGTCGTCGCAGCTGCCGAAGGCCAGCTCGACCGGGGCGCCCGGGGCGGTGAAGTCCAGCGTGCCGCGGCCGCTGAACCCGCTGCCGCGGACCAGGTCCACGGGACCGGCCAGCAGCGCGTGACCGGACCGGTTGTCGAAGGACACCACCCGGGTGACCAGCGGGGACAGCTCGGGCGAGCAGGCGTATTCGCTGCTGGCGGCCGTGCTGAAGGCGGAGAGCGGCACCCGGTGGGCGCGGCCGTCCCCGCGTACGGAGACCGGTACGGGGGAGTGCAGCACCCGCGCCTCGCCCCCGTCGTCCACCCCGGGCAGGCCGAGCACCCGGGCCGCCGGACCGAGGTCCCCGATCTCCTCCTCGCGCAGTTCGACGTCGACCGTGCGGCGCTCCGCCGGCGTGCGCTCACCCAGCGTGAGGCGGTCCTCGCCCAGCCGGGGCGGCTCGGTGGCCAGCGCCGACCGGGCCGTCGACAGGGTCAGGCGCACGTCGGACCAGTCCTCGCCGGTGCGCTGCCAGACCATCGCGTCGGACTCCAGCGTCAGCGCGTCCCCGTCCAGGACGGCCCGGTAGGCGGGCCGCCACAGCGCGCACGGGGTGAGGTGGCCCAGGCGCAGCCGGACCGGACCGGCGGCCGCGCTGTCCACGGTCAGCTCGATGTGACCGACCAGTTCGGCGGGCTCGGTCTCGGAGCGTTCCATGGCCTGCCGGGTCTCCCCGAGTTCGACGGCGAGGGCGGCCAACCGGGCGTCCACGGAACGCAGTCGCTCACCGTACGCATCGCGCTCGCCGTCCACCCGGTCCATCTCGCGGGCCCAGCGGGGCCCGTCGGTCTCCCCGGAGCCGGCGCCCTCGCCGATCTCCCGCAGCAGATCGGCGGCGAGGCGGCCGAGCACGTCGAGCCGGCCGTGCAGCCGGTCGCGCCGCTGCCCCAGGGCGAGTTGCTCCTCCTCGAGGGCGTGCACGCGAGTGCGCAGGGCGGAGTCCTCGTCGGCGGACGGCAGCGGTCCGCGCGGCTCCCAGCTGCGGACGATCCGTACGTCGAGCACGGTGGCCCGGTGTTCGGCGGCCAGCTCTGCGTGCAGGGTGCGGTCGACGGCCAGCGCGCTGACCGGACCGAGCCGCAGCCGCTGGACCCCCGCCTCCAGGTCCAGTACGGCGGCGCGTTCGACGTGGGCGCGGTCCTCCAGGCAGGTGACGGCGGTGACGGGAAGGGCGATCGGCTTCGGGGCCGTGGACATGATGGGTGTCAGCTCCTGCGGTTGCCGCCGACCAGGGCCTTGCCGGCCGGGATGCGGATCTCGTAGCCGCCGTCGAGGGCGGTGGTCCCCCCGGCGGGCAGGTCCACCCGCCAGATGCGGGTGCCCGGGGCGTGGTGTTCCGGCCCGGCGCCGTCCTCGGGCGTCGTCCAGCCGGC
Protein-coding sequences here:
- a CDS encoding mucoidy inhibitor MuiA family protein encodes the protein MSTAPKPIALPVTAVTCLEDRAHVERAAVLDLEAGVQRLRLGPVSALAVDRTLHAELAAEHRATVLDVRIVRSWEPRGPLPSADEDSALRTRVHALEEEQLALGQRRDRLHGRLDVLGRLAADLLREIGEGAGSGETDGPRWAREMDRVDGERDAYGERLRSVDARLAALAVELGETRQAMERSETEPAELVGHIELTVDSAAAGPVRLRLGHLTPCALWRPAYRAVLDGDALTLESDAMVWQRTGEDWSDVRLTLSTARSALATEPPRLGEDRLTLGERTPAERRTVDVELREEEIGDLGPAARVLGLPGVDDGGEARVLHSPVPVSVRGDGRAHRVPLSAFSTAASSEYACSPELSPLVTRVVSFDNRSGHALLAGPVDLVRGSGFSGRGTLDFTAPGAPVELAFGSCDDHRVVRSAEESRDSAGFSQRTVVTRTVRLHLSRFSAPGDHGERVVVVRERIPVSEVSAVEVRLRKEACAPAPDSVDAEGIARWDVPLAPGGRRTVTLVYELSASAKVTGL
- a CDS encoding mechanosensitive ion channel family protein; this encodes MNSLVHVLAVIGGSILLTFAAGRLTDLLLRRADARHPETPLWNMLRRCRTSVRVLLFAAVLRAVYRQIAWEPLQEHEAAVGRALTLVLIGASAWCVVLVTSAVVESSYARYALGTRDPSRVRRVRTQVTLIMRIVTAVVAVVAAAAMLLTFPDLRAVGTSLLASAGIIGIVAGVAAQSTLGNLFAGFQIAFGDMVRIGDTVVVAGEWGVVEEVTLTFLAVRTWDERRITMPVSYFTGRPFENWSRGGVQMTGTVFLHCDHTTPVALMREKLREILDGCEAWDGRGWDLAVTDTTPSAIVVRAIVTAKDADDLWTARCTVREQLVAWLTEKHPYALPRVSTSAAAVPSAYADGVSKRAPGSDA
- a CDS encoding WhiB family transcriptional regulator, yielding MSKVARLPGRAEHRWEWQEAAACRELGTDRFFHPAGERGEERSVREQEAKEVCAFCPVRTECLSHALRVQEPYGVWGGLTEDERRALGARKAG
- a CDS encoding alpha/beta hydrolase yields the protein MPGRRRCAAAIAVAAVCSSMLVAPELAAARAQPSPSQTVPRLDWSPCKPGSPYDCATARVPLDHAAPAGRTIDLAVVRHKAGDPAKRLGTLFVNPGGPGGPGTVQVPQNYDSFPKDLRERFDIVSWDPRGIGNSTAVNCFDSPEEARAWGASKPGGFPVGEKERTTWIDAYEDLGRRCEKRDPDLLRHVSTADTAQDLDLLRRAVGEPQLNYLGVSYGTILGATYANLFPDKVRAMVLDSNIDPLAWTNNASTGEPRTTTLLRMGSDRTAATTLNKFLDLCGSATTARCAFSAGSPQATRDKFDRLMGRLREHPVGPWTYANTVADTVSSLYIVRPGWTALAARLQDLWQGRTPKPPQYPPPPPVANPNPYLGEEQAGAVWCGDSPNPRDPAVYHGLEEDSAQRAGDAGRYWTWSGEPCATWPARAANRYEGPWNKPTANPVLVVGTTYDPSTPHSDAQAMAEELADARLLTNNGFGHTALFNNNSTCINTHESRYFIDGTLPPPGTTCQPDRLPFS
- a CDS encoding TetR/AcrR family transcriptional regulator, coding for MTGHTKSPRERYRQQVREEVKEKAWQQIAGSGASALSLNAIAKQMGMSGPALYRYFANRDELITELIRDAYRSLADAFVAAAGGGAGRPDPAGLAQVLRTWALADPHRYFLVYGTPVPGYHAPPDVTVIASELMSVLLDACVAALPAVHPGAEPDAFEEHLDAHRAWAGSHPDAPPSALHLALTFWSRLHGVLSLELAGHFTGMGLDPALLFAAEVDRLVTP
- a CDS encoding ATP-binding protein, whose translation is MQTIGPDTGGPVPDARGPAFPQLRRLALRDAFRQVARGRQFTREALEDWGWDGRDTAEDAVLVVSELVTNAKLHAGGCHELMLRAGDVFRVEVYDGRGELPRPLPALRPGRPGRPGGHGLRLVHLLADRWGVQAIGRGKVVWAEFDAERLRTGRPGCA
- a CDS encoding PI-PLC domain-containing protein encodes the protein MLIDMDMRLRMRSRALVCLLLLALLGTVTTAAASPRAAAPAPATAATTATATAEKSSPATASTAAAAATARWGDRRLDEVAFLTTHNAFTNYEDSRWSSVNQSESVRAQLEGGVRGLSLDTHWYERSTWLCIISFGSDCYPSDVYLCHGDCKTFAGATYALPRQTFHGTMQTVVDFLAAHPQEVVTVFLEDYVGADQLQASLGRVRGLQDMVFRPDQWGVRQQGWPKVADLVTSGKRLLIFSDRSDREHLGVMYDKSWTVSNFWSLGDLGNDLSCVSRWPDVPLDRQEPGFRRLFTMSHHRNVPTVLTAALDNGAKLRNRIAQQCRSATGGRDPNYVSVDFHRLSDGSGHTPASIVAELGAR
- a CDS encoding medium chain dehydrogenase/reductase family protein, producing the protein MTNTVERVEVVLPGKVEPEGLQFHRGPVPVPTAGQVVVAMEATGVSFAEQQMRRGRYYDQPPFPFVPGYDLVGTVLAVGEGVGPALLGKRVAALTKTGGWASHVALTAADVVEVPEGVSPVDAETAVVNGITAWQMLHRKARVRAGQTVLVHGANGGVGSILVQLALAAGAHVIGTASTRHHDALLALGVTPVDYRSGNVHARVRALAPGGVDAVFDHVGGDGIVESWRLLAPGGTLVSYGSAATRDDEGSGSWPVLELLGRVWVWNALPNGRRAYFFNVWAGRAYAKDRFRARLRADLTQVFTALQRGEITAKVAAEIPLARAAEAMRLAESGTVAGKVVLVP